The Oncorhynchus tshawytscha isolate Ot180627B linkage group LG20, Otsh_v2.0, whole genome shotgun sequence genome has a window encoding:
- the LOC112220297 gene encoding zinc finger protein RFP: MASSSSFLLEEQFLCSICLDVFTEPVTIPCGHNFCKACIRKYWERNDQCQCPMCKNVFDRKPDLFVNNLISEMAAQFRKSVQVNTTSSPDQRPPEPGEVACDACTGTKFKALKSCLECMTSYCETHLQPHQIAPALKRHKLITPVENLEDRMCNEHNKLLELFCRTDQMCVCLLCMKTEHKTHYTVPLEKEYRQRKVQLGKMEAEVQQMIQERLQKVQDIKHLVEISKRDAEGEIEDSAQVFIALVRSIEKSQAEFIEVVEEKEKAAERKADGLIKELQQEIAELQKRSTELEQLLHTEDQLYLLQSAPSLSTLPPTKDWSEISIHTSLGVGNLRGAMSKLEETLWSDVKKLMYDTEMKRIQQYAVDVTLDPDTAHPGLSLSEDRKQVRHVDRRQNLPDNPNRFSLCTGILGKKGFSSGRFYYEVQVKGKTDWDLGVTRESSNRKDCITLSPQNGYWSVWLRNRYQYQANTSSPVCLSLRETLQKVGVFVDYEEGQVSFYDVEAKSHIYSFTGCTFTEKLYPYFRPYKNNDGKNSAPLIISLVSL; the protein is encoded by the coding sequence ATGGCGTCCTCCAGCAGTTTCCTGTTGGAAGAGCAGTTTCTGTGTTCTATATGTCTGGATGTGTTCACTGAGCCTGTCACCATTCCATGTGGACACAACTTCTGCAAGGCCTGTATCAGAAAGTACTGGGAAAGAAATGACCAATGCCAGTGTCCAATGTGTAAAAACGTGTTTGATAGAAAACCAGATCTTTTTGTCAATAATTTAATTTCTGAGATGGCTGCTCAGTTCAGGAAGTCAGTTCAAGTGAACACTACCAGCAGCCCAGACCAACGCCCTCCTGAGCCTGGAGAAGTGGCCTGTGACGCCTGCACTGGCACGAAGTTCAAGGCTCTGAAGTCCTGCCTGGAGTGTATGACCTCTTATTGTGAAACTCATCTGCAGCCGCATCAGATAGCCCCAGCCCTGAAGAGACACAAGCTAATTACCCCTGTGGAGAACCTAGAAGACAGGATGTGTAATGAGCACAACAAACTCCTGGAGCTGTTCTGTAGGACTGACCAGATGTGTGTTTGTCTCTTGTGCATGAAAACAGAACACAAGACTCACTACACTGTCCCTCTAGAGAAAGAGTATAGACAGAGAAAAGTTCAGCTGGGGAAGATGGAGGCAGAAGTGCAGCAGATGATCCAGGAGCGACTTCAGAAGGTTCAGGATATAAAACACTTAGTAGAGATCAGCAAGAGAGacgcagagggagagatagaagacaGCGCACAGGTCTTCATTGCTCTGGTGCGCTCCATTGAGAAAAGCCAGGCTGAGTTCATTGAGGTAgttgaggagaaggagaaagcaGCAGAGAGGAAGGCTGACGGGCTCATTAAAGAGCTGCAGCAGGAAATCGCTGAGCTACAGAAGAGAAGCACTGAGCTGGAGCAGCTCTTACACACTGAGGACCAGCTCTACCTCCTCCAGAGCGCTCCATCCCTCAGCACCCTACCTCCCACCAAggactggtctgagatcagtATTCACACCAGTCTGGGTGTGGGGAACCTGAGAGGAGCTATGTCTAAGCTGGAGGAGACACTCTGGAGTGATGTGAAGAAGTTGATGTATGATACTGAAATGAAGAGAATTCAGCAGTATGCAGTGGATGTGACTCTGGACCCTGATACAGCACATCCCGGTCTCAGCCTGTCTGAGGATAGGAAACAAGTGAGACATGTAGACAGGAGACAGAATCTCCCTGACAACCCAAATAGATTTTCCTTATGTACCGGTATCCTTGGAAAGAAGGGCTTCTCCTCAGGGAGATTCTACTATGAGGTACAGGTCAAGGGGAAGACTGATTGGGATTTAGGAGTGACCAGAGAGTCCAGCAACAGGAAGGATTGCATTACACTGAGCCCTCAGAATGGATACTGGAGTGTGTGGCTGAGGAATAGGTATCAGTACCAGGCCAATACCTCTTCTCCTGTCTGCCTCTCCCTGAGAGAGACGCTTCAGAAGGTGGGGGTATTTGTGGATTATGAGGAGGGTCAAGTCTCCTTTTATGATGTAGAGGCCAAGTCTCATATCTACTCTTTCACTGGTTGCACCTTCACTGAGAAGCTCTATCCATACTTCCGCCCTTACAAAAATAATGATGGTAAAAACTCTGCCCCTCTGATCATCTCTCTTGTCAGTCTCTGA